One segment of Dama dama isolate Ldn47 chromosome 15, ASM3311817v1, whole genome shotgun sequence DNA contains the following:
- the SGPL1 gene encoding sphingosine-1-phosphate lyase 1 isoform X2, translating into MNGFVGIVECLWGSTSEKSGRSYLTSWSGTFPLILLPVLVVFLTLSVEADVAGSRWLTLYGFPDVLWQEGKASGAVYSGEEELTNLLVKAYGDFAWSNPLHPDIFPGLRKIEAEIVRMACSLFSGGPDSCGCVTSGGTESILMACKAYRELAFENGIKTPEIVAPQSAHAAFDKAASYFGMKIIRVPLNKMMEVDVRAMRRAISRNTAMLVCSAPQFPHGVIDPIPEVAKLAVKYKIPLHVDACLGGFLIVFMEKAGYPLEQPFDFRVKGVTSISADTHKYGYAPKGSSVVLYSDKKYRRYQFFVATDWQGGIYASPTIAGSRPGGISAACWASLMYFGENGYVEATKQIIKTTRFLKSELENIKGIFVFGNPQLSVIALGSRDFDIYRLFNLMNAKGWNLNQLQFPPSLHFCITLVHTRKRVAIQFLKDIRESVTQIMKNPKAKTTGMGAIYGMAQATVDRNLVAELSSVFLDSLFSTDTVTQGSQMNGSPKPR; encoded by the exons ATGAATGGATTTGTTGGTATTGTGGAGTGTCTCTGGGGGAGCACCTCAGAGAAAAGTGGAAGGTCGTACCTTACATCCTGGTCAGGAACCTTTCCTCTGATCCTTCTCCCAGTGTTGGTGGTGTTCCTGACGCTGAGTGTGGAGGCAGATGTTGCTGGAAGCAGGTGGCTAACTCTGTATGGGTTTCCAG ATGTCTTGTGGCAAGAGGGGAAAGCCTCCGGAGCAGTGTATAGCGGCGAGGAGGAGCTCACCAACCTCCTCGTGAAG GCTTATGGAGATTTTGCATGGAGTAATCCACTGCATCCAGATATCTTCCCCGGACTCCGGAAGATAGAGGCAGAGATTGTGAGGATGGCTTGTTCCCTATTCAGTGGGGGACCAGATTCCTGTGGATGT GTGACCTCTGGGGGCACAGAAAGTATTTTGATGGCCTGCAAAGCTTATCGGGAACTGGCCTTCGAGAATGGGATCAAAACTCCAGAAAT cGTAGCCCCCCAGAGTGCCCACGCTGCATTTGACAAAGCCGCCAGTTACTTTGGGATGAAGATTATACGGGTTCCCCTGAACAAAATGATGGAGGTGGATGTTCGG GCAATGCGCAGAGCCATCTCTAGGAATACGGCCATGCTCGTCTGTTCTGCCCCACAGTTCCCTCATGGTGTGATAGACCCCATCCCTGAAGTGGCCAAG CTGGCTGTCAAATACAAAATACCTCTTCACGTGGACGCTTGTCTGGGGGGCTTCCTCATCGTCTTTATGGAGAAAGCGGGATACCCGCTGGAGCAGCCATTTGATTTCCGGGTGAAAGGCGTGACCAGCATTTCAGCTGATACTCATAAG TATGGCTATGCCCCCAAGGGCTCTTCAGTGGTCTTATACTCTGACAAGAAGTACAGGCGCTATCAGTTCTTCGTTGCCACAGACTGGCAGGGCGGCATCTACGCTTCCCCAACCATTGCGGGCTCACGGCCTGGTGGCATTAGCGCAGCCTGTTGGGCCTCCTTGATGTACTTCGGTGAGAACGGCTACGTTGAAGCTACCAAACAGATCATCAAAACCACTCGCTTCCTCAAGTCAGA aCTAGAAAATATCAAAGGCATCTTTGTCTTTGGGAATCCTCAGTTGTCAGTCATCGCTCTGGGCTCTCGTGATTTTGATATCTATCGACTATTCAACCTGATGAATGCCAAGGGCTGGAACTTGAATCAGTTGCAGTTCCCACCCAG CCTTCATTTCTGCATCACACTGGTACACACCCGCAAGCGGGTAGCCATACAGTTCCTTAAGGATATCCGGGAATCCGTCACTCAAATCATGAAGAATCCAAAAGCAAAGACCACAGGAATG GGTGCGATCTATGGCATGGCCCAGGCTACCGTCGACAGGAACCTGGTGGCGGAGTTGTCCTCCGTCTTCTTGGACAGCCTTTTCAGTACAGACACTGTAACTCAGGGCAGCCAAATGAATGGCTCTCCGAAACCCCGCTGA